ATTCTATTTAGGAATCGAAAAGCTCCCTCAACACCCTGATCGCTCCAGTCTAATTCTTTTTCCGGAGGTGATGCGAAAATAATAAATATTCTTGCCGTATCTGCCCCATATTTTTCAATGATATCCTCAGGATCTACAATATTACCCCTAGATTTTGACATGGCGCTTCCGTCCTTGAGAACCATTCCCTGAGTTAAAAGATTTTTAAAAGGCTCTCCTACTTTAATAAGCCCAGCATCTCTCAGAACCATTGTGAAAAAACGAGCATATAATAAATGCATAACAGCATGCTCAATCCCACCTATGTACTGGTCAACCGGCATCCAGTAGTTGGCGGTCTTAGTATCTATGGGGCTCTCCTTATATCTGGCACAGGTATATCTTAAGAAATACCATGAAGAACAGATAAACGTATCCATTGTGTCTGTTTCTCTCTTTGCTCTTTCTCCGCATTTCGGGCATTCCGTATTTACAAAATCTTGCGTGTCTTCGAGGGACAACTTTTTTGTCTTTTTAAATTCGATCTTGAGGGGGAGCAGAACCGGAAGACTCTCATAAGGGGCGGGAATGATTCCACACTGATCACAATAAACTACAGGAATAGGTGCTCCCCAGTATCTCTGACGAGAAATTCCCCAATCCTTCAAGCGATAATTAACCGTCTTTTTTCCTATACCTTTTTTCTCCAGAAAATCGGCAATCTTATCCATCGCCTCCCTATTGTTCATCCCATCAAAATCGTCTGAACTAACGAGATACCCATCCTCAATATGGGCTTCTGTCATACTTGACTCATTAAGAGAACCTTCATAGGGATGGATAACAACCTTAACAGGCAAATCATATTCCCTTGCAAAATCCAAATCCCTCTGATCATGAGCAGGTACGGCCATAATAGCCCCCGTTCCATAATCCATAAGAACAAAATTTGCAATCCAGATCGGAATTCTCATTCCTGTTACAGGATTAATAGCATATCTTCCTGTAAAAACACCCTTCTTTTCTGCCTCTTCAGAAGCTCTCTTTATTTTACCTTCTTTTAATACCTCGTAGATAAATTCATTAACGTCTTTTTCATAAGAGGTCCCTTTAGGCAATTGACTTGATAACGGATGTTCAGGGGCAAGACTCATAAATGTGGCTCCAAAGAGGGTATCCTGTCTGGTCGTAAAGACCGTGATCGATTCACTGCTCCCCTCCAGAGGAAAATTGATCTCGACTCCATAGCTTTTTCCGATCCAGTTCTTCTGCATAGTCAAGACCCTCTCCGGCCAACCCGAAATCAAATCTTCACAGCCTTTAAGCAGCTCTTCAGAATATTTAGTGATTCTCAAAAACCACTGTTCCAACTCCTTTGTATCCACAGGAGTATCACATCTCCAACACAAACCACCTTCTACCTGTTCATTGGCAAGGACTGTTTTGCAAGATTCACACCAATTCACCATCGCCTTTTTTCTATATGTCAAGCCCATCTCATACATCTTGAGAAATATCCATTGGGTCCATTGATAATAATCTTGATGACAAGTAGCTATTTCTCTATCCCAATCATAGCTCAATCCCATTCTTTTCATCTGGGTCCTCATGTATCCGATATTTTCCCATGTCCATTCTGATGGATGGATACCTCTCTGGATAGCAGCATTCTCAGCTGGAAGGCCGAATGCATCCCAACCCATTGGATGGAGGACATTATATCCTTGCATCTTCTTAAATCTTGATATGACATCCCCAATGGTATAGTTTCTTACATGACCCATATGAATCTTACCAGAAGGATAAGGAAACATCTCTAAAACATAATATTTTTTATCTCTCTGTGAATCCTCAGATACCTGAAAGGTTTTATTCTCTTCCCATATCTTCTGCCATTTTTTGTCGATATTCTTAAAATCGTATCGATCACTCATAAATATCTTTCTCCAAAACCTAAATTCCTTCAAAATTTTTTAATAATAACAAAATGATAATCTTCTTACAATAAGAAAACTATTACTTTCCATATGCCAATCTATAGGCTAAATATTCTGGTATGCCTTTACTTATTATCTTTGCTTGAGCCTTGTGAATATCATAAAATACACGATGGATCTGAAACAAGTTTTTTTCAGTATCGTAAATAGCATACGCTGATCTATTGTCACCATCTCTAGGTTGTCCAACGCTTCCTATGTTAATCATATATCTTAGGTTATTTTTGATCTTAATTGGATTCTCTATAGACACAAATAATTCTTTCTTTTTATCTTCAATGATTATAAGAGGAACATGGGTATGTCCTATAAGGCATATCCTCGTATCAAAATAATTAAAATTATCTTCGATATTATCAATTCCAAAAATATAATACCATTTTTCTGGTTCTTTAGGTGAGGAGTGGAATAAAGTTATATCTTCTATTTTTCTTGAAAAAGGAAGCCCTTTCAAATACTCAACATTATCAGACGTTAAATGGGTTTGTGTCCACAATATAGCCTCTTTTGCATATATATTGAAATATGATATATCGGTTAATCCCACAGCAGCATGATCATGATTACCAACGACAACCATATCTGTTATGGTCTTTAACAACTCAATGGATTGATTAGGATTGGCACCATATCCTACAATATCACCTAAAAAAAATATCTTATCCGGCGATTCCTTTTCTATCTCGTTTAAAACGGATTGAAAGGCTTCAAGATTGCCATGTATATCAGAAAGGATGGCATATTTCATGATTCCAAATAATTAAGCTAGTGTGAGAGAGCCTTTATAGTTAGGAATAATCTGTGCTGCAGTTTCTGCTAACATCTTATATATCAGGTCATCTTCTTCTGCGATATGAATCACGATATCCCTTTCTTTAGTCTTTTTAATAAAACCCTTGACCATCTGTTCAAAAATTAGATAAGGCTCGAGGCTTACGATATTCTTGCCAATCAACTCTATAGAAAAGTCATAGATTTTAATCTTCGATAGAATATCAATAACAGAAGAAGATATATTAAATATCCTTTTAATGTCAAAAGTTGAGCTTTTACCCATACCTATCAACAAAATTTTATCAGTAATAAATTTGTCAGAATTGCAAAAGAGGCCTCTTCCCATATAGTTTCCTGATAATTTTTCGGACAGAATAAGATGAGAAATTCTGTTGCTCATTAACCAATCGATTCGACTTAAACTCCCACGAGAAGGAATAATATCCTGGAAAAAAGGTACAACAATGATTCCGCTTTTTATATTTAGAAGGTTCTTCGAAACTATTTTTAAACTTATCACAAATGAATGCCTTATCCCTTCAATTCTATATCTCTTTTTACCTTATCTAAAATACCATTAATAAAGGTTGAAGAATCTTCGCTCCCGAATTTCTTTTCTATCTCAATAGCTTCATTAATACTCACCTTTGGTGGAATATCATCTCGATAAATCAACTCATAAATGGCTATCCTGAGAATACCCAACTCTACTGCTCCAATCCTGTCTAAAGACCAGTTATCGCTGTATTTTTCAATCTTTTGATCTATATCTTCAATATACTGTATTGTTCCCCTAACCAGATCAGTAGCAAAACTTACAATATCATCGGAAAGACTATTATAAGTCCAATAGCGTCTTAAAATCTCTTCTATGTCTTCTCTAGCTATCTCATACTGATAGATAATTTTCAATGCCTCTTCTCGAGATCTTCTCCTCTTTCCCATATTATTTATTTGTATCTATAGCTTTATAAACATTTGCCATCTCAATGGCAGAAATAGCTGCTTCCCATCCTTTATTCCCAGCCTTTGTCCCAGCTCTCTCTATAGCCTGTTCAATGGTATCAGTTGTTAAAACTCCTAGTATGACTGGAATTCCTGTTTCTAGGGAAATGCTAGCTATCCCTTTAGTCACCTCTGCACTTATATACTTAAAGTGAGGGGTATCTCCTTGAATGACGGCTCCTAAACATATAACTGCATCATATTTTCTCTTTAAGGCCATTTTCTTAGCAGCAAAGGGAATTTCAAAACCACCTGGTACCCTGACAACACTTACATCACTGTCTTTAACCCCACTCCTTTTTAAAGCATCCAACGCCCCTTCAAGCAACCTTCCAGTAATAAACTCATTAAAACGACTTACAACAATCGCAAATTTTAAATCCTTACCTATAAGATTCCCTTCAATATATTTTGGCATAATTCTCTCCTCTCTTTATATTATTATATTATTTGATATTATTTAACAAATGTCCAAGCTTTTGCTGTTTTGCAATAAGATATCTTACATTGTATTTCCTCGGTCTTATCTCTAAGGGAACCCTTCCTATAACCTTTAACCCATAGCCATCAAGACCAACTATCTTTCTCGGATTATTAGTTATCAACCTAATCTTTTTAAGCCCCAGGTCTACCAAAATCTGGGCCCCTATTCCATAATCCCTCAGATCGTCCTTAAATCCTAGAGTTTCATTGGCCTCCACTGTATCAAGACCCTTGTCCTGCAGTTCGTAGGCCTTTAACTTATTTACAAAACCTATGCCTCTGCCCTCTTGCTGCATATATAATAAAACACCTGTCTCTTCTTTGGAAATCATCTCTAAGGCCTTATTTAACTGTTCACCACAATCACATCGGTAAGACCCAAAAACATCGCCTGTAAGACATTGGGAATGAACCCTGACTAACACCTCAGAATCAGGTTTAATCTTACCCTTAATGAGAGCTAGATGAGATTGGTCGTTTAAGGTATTCTCATAGGCAATCGCATCAAAAACACCAAGCTCAGTAGGAACCTTTGTAACAGCAGCTCTGCGGATAAAGGATTCCGTCCTCATCCTATATTCAATGAGGTCTTTTGTCGTAACAATCTTCAAATGATAGGCATTTGAAAATTCCATAAGCTTTGGAACTCTGGCCATAGCTCCATCCTCATCCATTATTTCACATATAACCGCTGCATGGTATAGACCAGCCAATCTTGCTAGATCCACAGAGCCTTCTGTTTGACCTGTCCTTACCAGAACCCCTCCTTCTTTTGACTTAAGAGGGAATACATGTCCTGGGCGAGCAAAGTCGCTCGGTTTTGTCTTGGGATCTATAGCCGTGAGGATAGTCGTTGCTCTATCA
This portion of the Nitrospinota bacterium genome encodes:
- the leuS gene encoding leucine--tRNA ligase, which gives rise to MSDRYDFKNIDKKWQKIWEENKTFQVSEDSQRDKKYYVLEMFPYPSGKIHMGHVRNYTIGDVISRFKKMQGYNVLHPMGWDAFGLPAENAAIQRGIHPSEWTWENIGYMRTQMKRMGLSYDWDREIATCHQDYYQWTQWIFLKMYEMGLTYRKKAMVNWCESCKTVLANEQVEGGLCWRCDTPVDTKELEQWFLRITKYSEELLKGCEDLISGWPERVLTMQKNWIGKSYGVEINFPLEGSSESITVFTTRQDTLFGATFMSLAPEHPLSSQLPKGTSYEKDVNEFIYEVLKEGKIKRASEEAEKKGVFTGRYAINPVTGMRIPIWIANFVLMDYGTGAIMAVPAHDQRDLDFAREYDLPVKVVIHPYEGSLNESSMTEAHIEDGYLVSSDDFDGMNNREAMDKIADFLEKKGIGKKTVNYRLKDWGISRQRYWGAPIPVVYCDQCGIIPAPYESLPVLLPLKIEFKKTKKLSLEDTQDFVNTECPKCGERAKRETDTMDTFICSSWYFLRYTCARYKESPIDTKTANYWMPVDQYIGGIEHAVMHLLYARFFTMVLRDAGLIKVGEPFKNLLTQGMVLKDGSAMSKSRGNIVDPEDIIEKYGADTARIFIIFASPPEKELDWSDQGVEGAFRFLNRIWRLVNNYLDDMKDVSINHDSLNELSSDLKDIRRKTHQTIKKVTDDIGKRFHLNTAISAIMELINTLYKWEVKVKDEKSLMVLKEAVLSSIILLSPFAPHIAEEMWQLIGNKEELLSHPWPSYEDEITKEEEIELVVQVNGKVRARVSVSADEDEEELKRIVLGNQRIKEWVKDKYIKKYIIIPNKLVNIVI
- a CDS encoding metallophosphoesterase family protein, whose translation is MKYAILSDIHGNLEAFQSVLNEIEKESPDKIFFLGDIVGYGANPNQSIELLKTITDMVVVGNHDHAAVGLTDISYFNIYAKEAILWTQTHLTSDNVEYLKGLPFSRKIEDITLFHSSPKEPEKWYYIFGIDNIEDNFNYFDTRICLIGHTHVPLIIIEDKKKELFVSIENPIKIKNNLRYMINIGSVGQPRDGDNRSAYAIYDTEKNLFQIHRVFYDIHKAQAKIISKGIPEYLAYRLAYGK
- the nusB gene encoding transcription antitermination factor NusB, which encodes MGKRRRSREEALKIIYQYEIAREDIEEILRRYWTYNSLSDDIVSFATDLVRGTIQYIEDIDQKIEKYSDNWSLDRIGAVELGILRIAIYELIYRDDIPPKVSINEAIEIEKKFGSEDSSTFINGILDKVKRDIELKG
- the ribE gene encoding 6,7-dimethyl-8-ribityllumazine synthase translates to MPKYIEGNLIGKDLKFAIVVSRFNEFITGRLLEGALDALKRSGVKDSDVSVVRVPGGFEIPFAAKKMALKRKYDAVICLGAVIQGDTPHFKYISAEVTKGIASISLETGIPVILGVLTTDTIEQAIERAGTKAGNKGWEAAISAIEMANVYKAIDTNK
- a CDS encoding bifunctional 3,4-dihydroxy-2-butanone-4-phosphate synthase/GTP cyclohydrolase II gives rise to the protein MKFNIIEEAIEDIRAGKMIILVDDEDRENEGDLMVAAEKITPEIINFMAKYGRGLICLSMTPKRLKELEIPDMVNENTATFQTAFTVSIDAKKGITTGISASDRATTILTAIDPKTKPSDFARPGHVFPLKSKEGGVLVRTGQTEGSVDLARLAGLYHAAVICEIMDEDGAMARVPKLMEFSNAYHLKIVTTKDLIEYRMRTESFIRRAAVTKVPTELGVFDAIAYENTLNDQSHLALIKGKIKPDSEVLVRVHSQCLTGDVFGSYRCDCGEQLNKALEMISKEETGVLLYMQQEGRGIGFVNKLKAYELQDKGLDTVEANETLGFKDDLRDYGIGAQILVDLGLKKIRLITNNPRKIVGLDGYGLKVIGRVPLEIRPRKYNVRYLIAKQQKLGHLLNNIK